tctcgttatttataaattatttttgatttattatttaatgTCCGGTGTGTATATTGAAATTTGATTAATTCAGATTCGCACCGCACATGATTCTATTAAAAAGGAAGCGCTCTCTATAAAAGTTTGAGGCCTCAAATTAAGAGAAAAACAATCCCTTTCATTACACCGCATTCTTTGGTGGTCGTGTTTTTGATAGATTAAGCCAAGATGTATGCTAGTCCAATGTGCATGTGCTTGATATGcaggaaaatattttcaagcatttttttcttttaggaaagtaattttttaaaatttattggtGATTGTTCAAGTTAAAGTAAGGTTAaatgaataataatattattattattattattattattattattattattattattattattattattattattattattattattgaagaTGGCCAAATTGGATTAaatctaaataaataatataaagaaaaataagatgGGATAGAGAGAATTTGGGGGTTCATTTACACTTTCGTTCCTATTTTGTccgatttttaatttttgtccctcaagataaattaataatttttttattggcataaatttatatttcgCATTATAATATTTTACAACTTATGCCTGCTAGACCTAAGtctaaaaatactaaatataaaaataaaaaatcagtcCATTTAAGGAATAACTCGTGCAATTAAGTAGAAATATTTGTCTAATCCAATTGTAAAGAAGGAATCATTTGAAAAATCATGTTGAGTTGCACCTGATTCCTTTAACCAATCATAGTGTGACACAACTGTCATTTCAATGGGAGTGGGGCCCTGACTTgcttttttccttaatttttgaATTCGTCCAATTTTAATCCAATTCGTCAGTTGACATTGTCATTTAACTATTACAAAAAATACGATGAAATGATAAAATCTATTTTGCCTTAACTAGAAGTCTCGTATAAAATCTTcataacttatttttttataacataaatttaaattaattaaataagtatATTTTAGATACTAAATAATTAAACTTGATCAATTATAGTGTGTCACAGACTTAATTTCAATGGGAATGGGCCCCTGCTTTAGATTTTTTATAGGATTGGTTTTTAGGGGATAAGCTTGTGAAGAAGTAAGCTTATTTTCGCCCAGACTGCAGATGCTAGATTTTCACatcttctaaattttttttggtCTTTGATATGAGTTGTATGAAGCAAAAACTCGTTCCACATATGGTTTGGAAGTCGAGTCCATCTTAACTATTAGAAGTCTCGTATAAAATTTTCATAGTATACTTTTCTACGACACAAACTCAAATTAATCAGATCAGTAAATTCCAAACATCGAATACTTGAGGAATTGAACAAAAAAACTATAGAAGTCTTGTGTAAAACCTTCATAGTATACTTTGCTACGACACAAACTCAAATTCATCAGATCAACAGTTTCCAAACACCGAATACTTGAGGAGTTGAACAAAGAAAAAGTTAAGCTAGCGTTtgaactcaaattttcaaatattttcgacaaattatttttgaaaaaagttttgacaagttattttttgataaaattatcaatGTCTTTTAAGAAAACTTGTTTTGTGGGACATAACTAAATTTTCACATGGTAATATTTCATGATTCCTTAACAACTAGAATGGGCCACAAATGTCATTTCAATGGGGTAGGGCCCTAACTTTCATCTTTTACTTTAAACTTATTTGAATCAGTCCAATTTTAATCCAATTCGTCAATTAACTATTACGAAAGGACATGATGAAATAGTAAAAACTCCTTCACCTTAACTAGAAATCTTGTATCATAGTGTTCTTTTCTACAACACAAAGATAAATGAATTTTGGACATCGAATACTTGAAATTTTACTCAATCATCGTATACCACAAAGATAAATGAATTGGGTACAACTtgcattttttttagttaacttattttgatgtattcAATTTTAATTCAGTCCACCAATAGACACTGTCAATCAACTTATACCGAAAGACACGATGAAATGGTAAAAATTCCTTCGTCTTACTTATAGAAGTCTCATGTAAAACCTCCAGGGATCGTTTGGTGTAAGgaataaatataaatagttttaggattaaaaaataatccggaataaaattttgatgtgTTGTTTGGTTGACAAatttgggataacttatcccacaTTTATGCCATAgtgatgggataaattatctcatATATATGATGAGATAAGTTATCTTACTTTATCGCAGGATAACTAATCTCAGAATAATTAATTTTGACATAATTTGTTTCCAATCAAACGACCCCTCATAATATACTTTTctagcacattacaattccttgtactctcatttctgctatttctgttactatttattgctttcagtacttttgattactctattttatctgtgatgccttcgtgatttatttttctatagcgctttgaatttttttaactttatctgacccccttttccgtttttttttttttttttttttttttttttttttttttttttttttgagccgagggtctctcggaaacagccgtcctaccttggtaggagtaaggtctgcgtacaatctaccctccccagaccccacgttgtgggatttcactgggttgttgttgttgttgttgttgttgttgtatgatacaaattcaaattaatcagATCAGTGGATTTCGAACGTGATACTTTGAGAAAGGAGTTGAACAAAGAAAAAGTTAAGCCAACCAATTAATAAAGAGCCAGCAGGAAAAAAACAATGGATGGAAAAAAGAACACTATTTTGAAAATTAGTTAAACAAATAGTCTATATAAATCAAAGTTGACCACTCTGAGATTTCACATTTatccattcttcttcttcttctcaattcctgataataataataaaaaaacttgCTAAATGTTCATAGAAACTTAGAAAAACATCACAAAAAAATgtccaaaattcttttttcctttctcaCTTTTCTGTTTTTGATCATTTCCCATGGAAATTCCCAACAAAATTCAAATCAAGAGAAGGCCATTTTACTCAAACTAAAAGAATACTGGTTTACTTCATCAAATGTCACAAAATGGGATTCATCATCAAATCATTGTTCTTGGGATGGAATAATTTGTACCCAAAATTCAGTTTCTGGGATTCAAATTCCGTATGGAAATATCTCAAAACCAATCCCAGAATTCATTTGTGATCTTAAAAATCTCACCTTTCTTGATTTTAACCATAATTTCCTCCCTGGAAAGTTCCCTGATATTTACAAAtgttcaaatcttgaattcttagACCTTTCTTATAACTACATGAATGGTTCTCTCCCTGATGAAATTTACCGCCTTTCGAGTAATCTTAAGTACTTAAACTTGACTGCCAACAACTTCAATGGTGATATCCCTAAAGGGATTGGTGGATTAAGTCAGCTAAATGTGCTTGAGCTACCAGGGAATTTGTTTGATGGTTCTTTCCCTGAAGAGATTGGTGAATTGTTGAATCTTGAAGTACTTGTGTTGAGCTTGAATGGTTTTGCTCCACAAGCTATACCATCAAGATTCACACAGTTGAAGAAATTGAGAAGATTTTGGATGACAGAAGCAAATTTGGTTGGTAATATCCCTGAATATATTGGTAACATGACAAATCTTGAATATTTGGATTTATCGACAAACGGATTGACTGGTAGTATCCCTGATGGTTTGTTTCAGCTCAAGAATTTGAGTATTGTGTATTTATATACTAACAAGTTGTCAGGGGAAATACCTCAGTCAGTTTTGTCAATGAATTTAGATGTTGTTGATTTGTGTAACAACAGTTTGACAGGAAAAATACCACAAGATTTTGGAAAGTTAACAAAACTGACTGGATTGACTTTGtttttcaatcaattatcaGGTGAAATACCATCGAGTATAGGCAAATTACCATCATTGATGACTGTTAAGTTGTTTGGGAACAAGTTATCTGGTGAAATTCCACCTGATTTTGGTCGATTTTCGAAACTTTTTGACTTCCAAGTTTCAGAAAATCAACTTGTTGGCAGGTTACCTGAGGGTTTATGCAATAACAAGGCCTTATCTAGGCTGGTAGCTTTTGGAAACAAACTTACAGGTGAACTGCCAGGTTCACTTGGAAATTGTGATAGTCTGAGGTTTGTTCGAATCGAAAATAACCGTCTTTCTGGTGAGATTCCTGATGGATTATGGACAGGTAAGAATTTGTCAATGCTTTTGATGAATGATAACTTGTTCACTGGTCAGCTTCCACATAGAGTGGCATCAAATTTGTCAAAAGTTGATATCAGCAATAACAAGTTTTCGGGTGAATTACCAACTGGTATGGGTACTTGGTACAGTCTAAGTGAGTTCAAGGCTAGTAATAATGTCTTAAGTGGTAAAATCCCTCAAGAATTAACTCTTCTTCCAGGGTTAACTAAACTTTTTCTTGATGGTAATCTACTTACTGGAAATTTTCCATCGAATATATCGTCGTGGAAGAATCTTGTCACATTAAATAGCAGAAAAAATCAGCTTTCAGGTCCTATACCTTCTGCACTTGGCCTTTTACCAAATCTCATTGATTTGGACTTGTCAAGTAATCAATTTTCAGGTGTTATTCCAACTGAATTAGGTAACTTGAGGTTAACTTCACTTAACCTGTCATCCAATCGCTTAGCGGGTGAAATCCCATCTCAGTTAGAGAATGCAGCTTTCGATAGGAGCTTCCTGGATAATCCTGGTCTTTGTTCAATTAATCCATCAGTAGGACTCGCGTCTTGCAAGGGGGAAACTCATAAGTTAGACAAGTTTCCGGTTGGACTTGTTGCTGCTCTTGCTAGTGTATCAGCAGTTACTTTCCTGGTGGCAGTTCTATATAGTCTGTTTGTGTTGAGAAGtcatagaaaaagaaaacaagaatcaGTTTTAACATGGAAACAAACATCATTTCACAAATTAGACTTCACAGAATCAGACATTATATTCAATCTGACCGAAAACAACATAATTGGAAGTGGAGGATCAGGACAGGTCTACCTCGTGACCTTAAGCCGATCAGGTGACTATGTTGCTGTCAAGAGGATATGGAGAAACCAAAGGTTGGATCACAAGCATGAGAAAGAGTTTCTTGCTGAAGTTCAGATATTAGGCACGATTCGACACTCCAATATAGTAAAACTCCTCTGCTGCATCTTCAGTGAAGAGTCGAAACTTCTTGTCTACGAATATATGGAGAATAGGAGCTTGGATATGTGGCTTCACTCAAAGAAGAGGCTGAACAATGCCTCAAGATCAGCACAACATCTGGTATTGGAATGGCCTAAGAGACTGGAAATTGCGATAGGAGCTGCTCGCGGTCTTTGCTACATGCACCATGACTGCTCACCGCCTATTATTCATCGCGATGTGAAGTCAAGCAACATCCTATTGGATACTCAATTCAATGCAAAAATTGCAGATTTTGGCTTAGCCAGGATGTTACTCAAGCCTGGAGATAACACAGTGACGGCAGTAGCTGGATCTTTTGGGTACATTGCTCCAGGTATAACACTTTGTTGTTACAATTTCCTTATTAGTTGTTATGTTTTGTTCATTGTCGTTTTTCCTTTTCATACCTACTTTGAATTGTTGTACTCGAGGTGAGGGTCCTTCGGagacaacctctctacctccacaaggtaggggtaagatctgcatacactctaccctccctaaaccccacttgtgggatttcactggtaTGTTGCTCCAAGTATAAGACCATCAACTTATCTAGCATTAATGAGTTTAAAAGTTAGGTTGATCTCTTAATAGCCTGTGTAGCCAAGTTTTTACGAGGCCAAAAGTGCTCATTTCGAAAAAGTTAGGTTTGGCCAAAATTTTTGGagaaaataagtgtttttgaGAGTAGTAGAAACTGTTTTTCAAAAGCTTAAAAAAGTAGTTTTTTcctaaaagtattttttttgtagAACACTTGAAAGAATACACTTAGAACACTTTTTA
This sequence is a window from Solanum dulcamara chromosome 10, daSolDulc1.2, whole genome shotgun sequence. Protein-coding genes within it:
- the LOC129871305 gene encoding receptor-like protein kinase 5, with product MSKILFSFLTFLFLIISHGNSQQNSNQEKAILLKLKEYWFTSSNVTKWDSSSNHCSWDGIICTQNSVSGIQIPYGNISKPIPEFICDLKNLTFLDFNHNFLPGKFPDIYKCSNLEFLDLSYNYMNGSLPDEIYRLSSNLKYLNLTANNFNGDIPKGIGGLSQLNVLELPGNLFDGSFPEEIGELLNLEVLVLSLNGFAPQAIPSRFTQLKKLRRFWMTEANLVGNIPEYIGNMTNLEYLDLSTNGLTGSIPDGLFQLKNLSIVYLYTNKLSGEIPQSVLSMNLDVVDLCNNSLTGKIPQDFGKLTKLTGLTLFFNQLSGEIPSSIGKLPSLMTVKLFGNKLSGEIPPDFGRFSKLFDFQVSENQLVGRLPEGLCNNKALSRLVAFGNKLTGELPGSLGNCDSLRFVRIENNRLSGEIPDGLWTGKNLSMLLMNDNLFTGQLPHRVASNLSKVDISNNKFSGELPTGMGTWYSLSEFKASNNVLSGKIPQELTLLPGLTKLFLDGNLLTGNFPSNISSWKNLVTLNSRKNQLSGPIPSALGLLPNLIDLDLSSNQFSGVIPTELGNLRLTSLNLSSNRLAGEIPSQLENAAFDRSFLDNPGLCSINPSVGLASCKGETHKLDKFPVGLVAALASVSAVTFLVAVLYSLFVLRSHRKRKQESVLTWKQTSFHKLDFTESDIIFNLTENNIIGSGGSGQVYLVTLSRSGDYVAVKRIWRNQRLDHKHEKEFLAEVQILGTIRHSNIVKLLCCIFSEESKLLVYEYMENRSLDMWLHSKKRLNNASRSAQHLVLEWPKRLEIAIGAARGLCYMHHDCSPPIIHRDVKSSNILLDTQFNAKIADFGLARMLLKPGDNTVTAVAGSFGYIAPEYARKTRVTEKIDVYSFGVILLELVTGKEANLGDEDSCLADWAWRHLQKGKPMSDALDEDIKETQYLNEIFIVFKLGIFCTSTVPSSRPTMKEVLQILIQCNDSSPTFGEKKAETEHDVLPLLKNSKSERIEEYDDVGLA